One genomic segment of Mesoterricola silvestris includes these proteins:
- the gdhA gene encoding NADP-specific glutamate dehydrogenase, with the protein MAFTLALPVSSVSQYVQMFFDRLIAKNPGENEFHQAVKEVVETLVPCLERHPEYLSHRILERITEPDRIIQFRVTWQDDKGEIHVNKAYRVEFNNAIGPYKGGLRLHPSVNLGILKFLGFEQVLKNSLTTVPMGGAKGGSDFDPKGKSDWEVMRFCQAFMKELYRHIGANIDVPAGDIGVGGREIGYLFGEFKKLTHSWEGVLTGKGLAWGGSLIRPEATGYGATYFAEEMLNTRGDSLKGKTCAVSGSGNVAQYTVQKVNHFGGKVITLSDSNGTIVDKNGIDAEKLAYVLDLKNNRRGRIQEYADKFKCEYFEGMRPWFVKCDVAFPSATQNEVNKEEAQMLVDHGCFVVSEGANMPSTPDAVEVFLRNKILYGPGKAANAGGVATSGLEMAQNASFSSWGTEEVDMRLHTIMKRIHKTCVDTANEYGDPGNYVLGANIGGFIKVANSMIDQGIV; encoded by the coding sequence ATGGCCTTCACCCTCGCCCTCCCCGTCTCCAGTGTCAGCCAGTACGTCCAGATGTTCTTCGACCGGCTCATCGCCAAGAATCCGGGCGAGAACGAATTCCACCAGGCGGTGAAGGAGGTCGTGGAAACCCTCGTGCCCTGCCTGGAGCGCCACCCCGAGTACCTCAGCCACCGGATCCTGGAGCGCATCACCGAGCCCGACCGCATCATCCAGTTCCGGGTCACCTGGCAGGACGACAAGGGCGAGATCCACGTGAACAAGGCCTACCGGGTGGAGTTCAACAACGCCATCGGGCCCTACAAGGGAGGGCTGCGTCTGCATCCGTCGGTGAACCTGGGCATCCTGAAGTTCCTGGGCTTCGAGCAGGTCCTCAAGAACAGCCTAACGACGGTGCCCATGGGCGGCGCCAAGGGCGGGTCGGACTTCGATCCCAAGGGCAAGTCGGACTGGGAGGTCATGCGCTTCTGCCAGGCGTTCATGAAGGAGCTGTACCGCCACATCGGCGCCAACATCGACGTGCCCGCGGGCGACATCGGCGTGGGCGGGCGCGAGATCGGCTACCTCTTCGGCGAGTTCAAGAAGCTCACCCACTCCTGGGAGGGCGTGCTCACCGGCAAGGGCCTGGCCTGGGGCGGCTCCCTGATCCGGCCCGAAGCCACGGGTTACGGCGCCACCTACTTCGCCGAGGAGATGCTCAACACCCGCGGCGACAGCCTCAAGGGCAAGACCTGCGCCGTCTCGGGCTCGGGCAACGTGGCCCAGTACACCGTCCAGAAGGTGAACCACTTCGGCGGCAAGGTCATCACCCTTTCCGACAGCAACGGCACCATCGTGGACAAGAACGGCATCGACGCCGAGAAGCTGGCCTACGTGCTGGACCTCAAGAACAACCGCCGCGGCCGCATCCAGGAATACGCCGACAAGTTCAAGTGCGAGTACTTCGAGGGCATGCGCCCCTGGTTCGTGAAGTGCGACGTGGCCTTCCCCAGCGCCACCCAGAACGAGGTGAACAAGGAAGAGGCCCAGATGCTCGTGGACCACGGCTGCTTCGTGGTCTCCGAAGGCGCCAACATGCCCAGCACCCCTGACGCCGTGGAGGTCTTCCTCCGGAACAAGATCCTCTACGGCCCCGGCAAGGCCGCCAACGCCGGCGGCGTGGCCACCTCCGGCCTGGAGATGGCCCAGAACGCCAGCTTCTCCAGCTGGGGCACGGAGGAGGTGGACATGCGCCTCCACACCATCATGAAGCGCATCCACAAAACCTGCGTAGACACCGCAAACGAGTACGGCGATCCGGGAAACTACGTGCTGGGGGCGAACATCGGGGGGTTCATCAAGGTGGCCAACTCCATGATCGACCAGGGCATCGTGTAG